From Neosynechococcus sphagnicola sy1, the proteins below share one genomic window:
- a CDS encoding type II toxin-antitoxin system death-on-curing family toxin yields MIRYLTLIEVLELHRRILEQSGGAMGIRDMGLLESAITQPRMTFGGDELYPSLLEKAAALGFSIIMNHPFVDGNKRTGHAATETFLVLNGVEISASVDEQERVVMAIASGKQEREVFVEWLQQNTTAS; encoded by the coding sequence ATGATCCGCTATTTGACGCTAATAGAGGTATTAGAACTGCATCGCAGAATTCTTGAGCAATCTGGTGGAGCGATGGGTATTCGAGATATGGGTTTGTTAGAGTCAGCGATCACCCAACCCCGCATGACGTTTGGCGGAGATGAGCTGTACCCAAGTTTGCTGGAGAAAGCAGCGGCATTAGGGTTTTCGATCATCATGAATCATCCATTTGTAGATGGAAATAAACGTACAGGTCATGCTGCGACGGAGACTTTTCTTGTTCTGAATGGGGTGGAAATTAGCGCCTCTGTAGATGAACAAGAGCGTGTGGTGATGGCGATCGCATCGGGCAAACAAGAGCGTGAGGTATTTGTAGAATGGTTGCAGCAGAACACAACCGCCAGTTAA